A section of the Pseudomonas fluorescens genome encodes:
- the xerC gene encoding tyrosine recombinase XerC, producing the protein MERQLDAYCAHLRSERQVSPHTLEAYQRDLNKVLGFCQKQQINSWKALDIQGLRSLIARLHQQGQSSRSLARLLSAVRGLYHYLNREGLCDHDPANGLAPPKGERRLPKTLDADRTLQLLDGAVEDDFLAHRDQAILELFYSSGLRLSELTSLDLEQLDLADGLVQVHGKGSKTRVLPIGKKARDALLVWLPLRALSNPPDDAVFVSQQGRRLGPRAIQLRVKAAGERELGQNLHPHMLRHSFASHLLESSQDLRAVQELLGHSDIKTTQIYTHLDFQHLATVYDSAHPRAKRVKGGDS; encoded by the coding sequence ATGGAACGACAACTGGACGCCTACTGCGCTCACCTGCGCAGCGAGCGCCAGGTGTCTCCCCATACGCTGGAGGCTTATCAGCGGGACTTGAACAAGGTCCTGGGGTTTTGCCAGAAGCAGCAGATCAACAGTTGGAAGGCCCTCGATATCCAGGGCCTGCGCAGCCTGATTGCTCGCCTGCACCAGCAAGGCCAATCCTCCCGCAGCCTGGCCCGCCTGCTGTCGGCGGTGCGCGGCCTCTATCACTACCTCAACCGCGAAGGCCTGTGCGATCACGACCCGGCCAACGGCCTGGCGCCGCCCAAGGGTGAGCGCCGCCTGCCCAAGACCCTGGATGCCGACCGCACCCTGCAATTGCTCGATGGTGCGGTCGAGGATGACTTCCTGGCCCACCGCGACCAGGCGATCCTGGAGCTGTTCTACTCCTCGGGCCTGCGCCTGTCGGAGCTGACCAGCCTCGACCTTGAGCAACTGGACCTGGCCGATGGCCTGGTGCAAGTGCACGGCAAAGGCAGCAAGACCCGCGTACTGCCCATCGGCAAAAAGGCCCGTGACGCCCTGCTGGTGTGGCTCCCCCTGCGGGCCTTGAGCAATCCGCCGGACGATGCGGTATTTGTCAGCCAGCAAGGCCGGCGCCTGGGGCCACGGGCCATTCAGTTGCGGGTCAAGGCTGCCGGCGAACGGGAACTGGGGCAGAACCTGCATCCGCACATGCTCAGGCACTCCTTTGCCAGCCATCTGCTGGAATCGTCACAAGACTTGCGTGCCGTGCAGGAACTGCTCGGCCACTCGGATATCAAGACCACCCAGATCTACACCCACCTGGACTTCCAGCACCTGGCGACGGTGTACGACAGCGCCCATCCACGGGCCAAACGCGTTAAAGGCGGCGACTCATGA
- a CDS encoding HAD family hydrolase has product MSIKLITFDLDDTLWDNVPVIISAEASMRQWLATHAPKAGDLPLEHFASLRQQVLQRHPELKHRISILRHRVLMLAFEQAGYPQPQATEMADVCFEAFIHARHQLTVFPEAEPMLLALRQHFLLGVITNGNADVQRVGLADYFHFALRAEDIGIAKPDARLFEEALLRGGVDATAAVHIGDHPGDDIAGAQQAGLRAVWFNPAGKAWEAEKQPDAEIRSLKELPELLARWQ; this is encoded by the coding sequence ATGAGCATCAAGCTAATCACCTTCGACCTGGACGACACCCTGTGGGATAACGTTCCCGTCATCATCAGCGCCGAAGCATCCATGCGCCAATGGCTGGCGACCCATGCGCCCAAAGCCGGCGACCTGCCCCTGGAGCACTTCGCCAGCCTGCGCCAGCAGGTGCTGCAACGTCATCCCGAGCTCAAACACCGGATCAGCATCCTGCGCCACCGGGTGCTGATGCTCGCCTTTGAACAAGCCGGTTACCCACAGCCGCAAGCCACGGAAATGGCCGATGTGTGTTTTGAAGCGTTTATTCACGCACGGCACCAGCTCACGGTGTTCCCGGAAGCCGAGCCGATGCTTCTGGCCCTGCGCCAACACTTCCTGCTGGGGGTGATCACCAATGGCAATGCCGATGTACAGCGCGTGGGCCTGGCGGATTACTTCCACTTTGCCCTGCGGGCCGAGGACATCGGCATCGCCAAGCCGGATGCGCGGTTGTTTGAGGAAGCGTTGCTGCGAGGCGGGGTGGATGCCACGGCGGCGGTGCATATTGGCGATCACCCCGGTGATGACATTGCCGGGGCACAGCAGGCAGGGTTGCGAGCGGTGTGGTTCAACCCGGCCGGCAAGGCTTGGGAAGCAGAAAAACAGCCGGATGCCGAGATTCGCAGCCTGAAGGAGCTACCGGAACTGCTAGCCCGGTGGCAGTAA
- the sutA gene encoding transcriptional regulator SutA, protein MSDDDLENDDLEVGDDETEEGLEAAAEDVADDDGGDDAPAPTTKGKAKAAVSVDELPSVEAKNKERDALARAMEEFLAKGGKVQEVEANVVADPPKKPDNKYGSRPI, encoded by the coding sequence ATGAGCGACGATGATCTGGAAAACGACGACCTCGAAGTAGGTGACGACGAAACCGAAGAAGGTCTTGAGGCGGCTGCCGAAGACGTAGCGGACGACGACGGCGGCGATGACGCACCGGCCCCGACCACCAAGGGCAAGGCCAAGGCTGCTGTGTCGGTTGACGAGTTGCCGAGCGTTGAAGCCAAGAACAAAGAGCGCGATGCGCTGGCCCGTGCGATGGAAGAGTTCCTCGCCAAGGGCGGTAAAGTGCAGGAAGTCGAAGCCAACGTGGTGGCAGATCCACCGAAAAAGCCGGATAACAAGTACGGCAGCCGGCCTATCTGA
- a CDS encoding YjbQ family protein, which produces MGAELYTATDPDYPAGQAPGHFKGSLSGRQLSLPVKAGHLAMGTWQSVYLDGQRDYGGARKVLGTL; this is translated from the coding sequence ATGGGCGCAGAACTGTATACGGCGACAGACCCTGATTACCCTGCGGGCCAAGCCCCGGGTCATTTCAAGGGCAGCCTATCGGGTCGCCAACTGAGTTTGCCGGTCAAGGCCGGCCACTTGGCAATGGGCACATGGCAAAGCGTTTATCTGGACGGGCAGCGTGATTATGGCGGTGCTCGTAAAGTCCTCGGCACTTTGTAG
- a CDS encoding ammonium transporter translates to MTLRKFAGLGALLSIVMPSLAMAADEVAAPVLNSGDTAWMLTATALVLFMTIPGLALFYGGMVRSKNILSVMMQCFAITGLISILWVVYGYSIAFDTTGMEQGVVNFNSFFGGMGKAFLAGVTPSSITGPAALFPEAVFITFQMTFAIITPALIVGAFAERMKFSAMLLFMAIWFTLVYAPIAHMVWSGNGGLMWDWGVLDFAGGTVVHINAGVAGLVACIVLGKRKGYPTTPMAPHNLGYTLIGAAMLWIGWFGFNAGSAAAANGTAGMAMLVTQIATAAAALGWMFAEWITHGKPSALGIASGVVAGLVAVTPAAGTVGPMGALVIGLASGVICFFCATSLKRKLGYDDSLDAFGVHGVGGIVGAILTGVFAAPILGGFGTVTDIAAQVWIQAKGVGFTVIYTGIVTFVILKVLDLTIGLRVTEEEEAVGLDLAEHNERGYNL, encoded by the coding sequence ATGACTCTGCGTAAATTCGCAGGGCTAGGAGCCCTGTTGTCCATCGTAATGCCCAGCCTGGCCATGGCGGCAGACGAAGTGGCGGCTCCGGTCCTCAATTCCGGCGATACCGCCTGGATGCTGACAGCCACCGCACTGGTGCTGTTCATGACCATCCCTGGCCTGGCGCTGTTCTATGGCGGCATGGTCCGTTCCAAAAACATTCTTTCCGTGATGATGCAGTGCTTCGCCATTACCGGTCTGATCAGCATCCTGTGGGTCGTCTACGGCTACAGCATTGCGTTCGACACCACCGGCATGGAGCAGGGCGTCGTCAACTTCAACTCGTTCTTCGGCGGCATGGGCAAGGCATTCCTGGCAGGTGTCACACCTTCCAGCATCACTGGCCCTGCGGCATTGTTCCCGGAAGCGGTGTTCATCACCTTCCAGATGACTTTCGCGATCATCACCCCGGCGCTGATCGTCGGTGCGTTCGCCGAGCGCATGAAGTTCTCCGCCATGCTGCTGTTCATGGCCATTTGGTTCACCCTGGTCTATGCGCCGATCGCGCACATGGTCTGGAGCGGCAACGGCGGCCTGATGTGGGACTGGGGCGTGCTGGACTTCGCGGGCGGCACCGTGGTGCACATCAACGCGGGTGTGGCGGGCCTGGTGGCGTGCATCGTGCTCGGCAAGCGCAAAGGCTACCCGACTACGCCGATGGCCCCGCACAACCTGGGCTACACCTTGATCGGCGCGGCGATGCTGTGGATCGGCTGGTTCGGCTTCAACGCCGGCTCCGCGGCAGCGGCCAACGGCACTGCCGGCATGGCGATGCTGGTGACCCAGATTGCTACCGCGGCTGCGGCACTGGGCTGGATGTTTGCCGAGTGGATCACCCACGGCAAGCCAAGCGCCCTGGGCATCGCCTCGGGTGTGGTTGCCGGCCTGGTGGCCGTTACCCCGGCCGCCGGTACCGTAGGCCCGATGGGCGCTCTGGTGATTGGCCTGGCGTCGGGTGTGATCTGCTTCTTCTGCGCCACTAGCCTCAAGCGCAAGCTGGGCTACGATGACTCCCTGGATGCCTTCGGTGTACACGGTGTTGGCGGGATTGTCGGGGCGATTCTCACCGGCGTCTTCGCGGCACCGATCCTGGGTGGATTCGGTACAGTGACCGATATTGCCGCACAGGTCTGGATCCAGGCCAAGGGCGTAGGCTTTACCGTGATCTACACCGGTATTGTGACCTTTGTGATTCTCAAGGTGCTGGACTTGACCATTGGCCTGCGTGTGACCGAGGAGGAAGAGGCGGTTGGCCTGGACCTGGCGGAACACAACGAACGTGGCTACAACTTGTAA
- the glnK gene encoding P-II family nitrogen regulator, which produces MKLVTAIIKPFKLDDVRESLSEIGVQGITVTEVKGFGRQKGHTELYRGAEYVVDFLPKVKIDVAIDDKDLDRVIEAITKAANTGKIGDGKIFVVNLEQAIRIRTGETDTDAI; this is translated from the coding sequence ATGAAGCTAGTCACTGCCATCATCAAGCCGTTCAAGTTGGACGATGTACGCGAGTCGCTGTCCGAGATCGGCGTGCAGGGCATTACCGTCACTGAGGTCAAAGGCTTCGGTCGGCAGAAGGGTCATACCGAGCTATATCGCGGCGCGGAGTACGTAGTCGATTTCTTGCCGAAGGTGAAGATTGATGTCGCCATTGACGACAAGGATCTTGATCGGGTTATCGAAGCGATAACCAAGGCGGCCAACACCGGCAAGATCGGTGACGGCAAGATCTTCGTGGTCAATCTGGAACAGGCTATTCGCATCCGTACCGGCGAAACCGATACCGACGCAATCTAA
- a CDS encoding accessory factor UbiK family protein: MLAPKDLLDALSGHASRLFSGDTPLPRNEIESQFKALLQSGFSKLDLVSREEFDSQMVVLARTRARLESLEAKVAELEARLNPPQE, from the coding sequence ATGCTCGCGCCCAAAGATCTCCTCGACGCCCTGAGCGGCCACGCCTCTCGCCTGTTCAGCGGCGACACCCCGCTGCCCCGCAATGAAATCGAAAGCCAGTTCAAGGCGCTGCTGCAAAGTGGGTTCAGCAAACTGGACCTGGTCAGCCGCGAAGAATTCGACAGCCAGATGGTAGTCCTGGCCCGCACCCGTGCGCGGCTGGAGAGCCTGGAGGCGAAGGTCGCGGAACTGGAAGCGCGGTTGAATCCACCTCAGGAATAA